From Syngnathus typhle isolate RoL2023-S1 ecotype Sweden linkage group LG13, RoL_Styp_1.0, whole genome shotgun sequence, a single genomic window includes:
- the greb1l gene encoding GREB1-like protein isoform X2, protein MGNSYAGQLKSARFEEALHNSIEASLRSSSGDPQPIFTQLYLKPEPYPANVDADVKPKVEPHSGELPAQELLTNSHSSNDAEELEEEEDSDSNSPPLPYLQTPVPEGCCTMEGFCQAGKDLRLVSMATEPIDVPTGFELVGAKSPSVAEHILVCAVDRRFLPDDNGKNALLGFSGNCVGCGEKGFRYFTEFSNHINLKLSTQPKKQKHLKYYLVKNSQGALCKGPLICWKDSKTRQLSSGAASTSKPSSSSSVSSKENGGTSANGSSPFSLSDSPPTRMTPASVFFNSPDLSRECGFIKPLGATPGNKTLPLVPTALRVNGPTNGLAVDGRPPLLSPSQITLGAQGQAYRSPDLGDSPVSSAMNSGPPKKRHRRWHPTSMVPVPPTAVPVPAIRPVVCPPGSVVSPQAPGPGVIQPQPVSAGASVIIPDNLLNCVGVRPVILIGHGTLPYFYGNVGEVVVSPLLVGCYKNSPLSENTLESLGLSGSQQLSVETMILLTLQYLARLGPDQIPLREELEQIVLKAMLCCPGGPAISPSQLPWLARLEASVSGGAVQVVVTHNSLGEGICESLRSLSEGPHLRQSLPTYVLIIYSSKMSGNEFCVMVLGKYQARALAEGMLTTNEFLKEISYELITGKVSVLASHFKTTSLGDNLDKQLVRYQRRRKGQVIQPFQGDVTDHIHSQEAASMSPPSDRELLGKVFQIFPTQLSVARRLLSQVCSIADSGSQNLDLGRFCKVDFLVLVPPSHILVNQTAQRIRQSGVLLDLGMEESCPPQKCDKYVVRLDADVHAKMEAFMRKVKQNPYTLFVLIHDNSHVDLTRYQTCCLKKYMYILTASLTLVSFYEDNKGRRNLARMVIKLNGNIQRMRCSYLEPIEKKRCSISPDFSSSRHFTSALSGSVCHGELQGLADRVVNCQEVLDAMNLLVLQVSCFPYTLQTRQSRISVHNEVHWPSDQSLESLPPGELAYFGLGDYSRSLQWGVASPILRCDDAFEKMVHTLLHRHPHLHSMVIRSYLLIQQYTEAMMALTSSPSLRDHITPETLAMVEDLINAPGREGSQGRGHMLLVRVPSLQLAMLARERLEDVRDKLGLQLCFAVLLGSPASEIILPRNFTCRLRAWRGCENEDWVPLTYEDLEGLPCIVILTGKDPLGETFPRSLKYSDLRLIDSSYLTRTALEQEVGLACTYVSVGVVQEPKKVAGPRESDAEKVVHDGEELERPQSNGSAATRTSGPLVENGVSSSDNTEAVPKPPACASKGVDTSGLKQECDSMGSQFASNPPKTSSKAPPSLYSSSSSSSPSPSSSSAQRPSQSTQCGRRRHPKPAARVSPRTVIMSRPAYNLLSADSGSQLSSFSLLPHADVAWCSPLRPPVTASLHGWEQSAHYRRWTVAKQHHADYEAPSTSHPRRLLLSGPPQVGKTGAYLQFLRILFRMLIRLLEVDVFDEEESDEEEANEETSKVATAVNAQWPDIEDIRKLPFDPNPRGSKFKKASPVHCDKTPKRSRVLKEEDESQSEAKQETKSIRLTRFAAHNAFHHCEQCHHYCDASPATQLSECTFHAFTFCSSMLGEEVQLQFVIPKDKEKHFVFSQQGSHLESMRLPLVSTKGVFHVGAQDPDLLKSPIFTPTTGRQEHGLLNIYHAMEGAAHLHILVVKHFELPHYRKYWPNHILLVLPAMFNNSGVGAARFMIKELSYHNLELERNRWEEQGVKRQEVWPFIAMMDDSCVLWNAQQPVDNSETSEGGASVLTNVSLKTVLRHIETTPKIPLYAMCGARKWNSGLARKAPARSFSRGHLHDFVLLNVDLTQNVQYDLNRYSCEEVDFNLRVNSSGLLLCRFNSFSLMKKYIPVGGNQDYMVKPKLMVRALTCPYGEMENPAPISPSQYVCAPDSEQTLLDAPAQFLLEKFLQSCSHRLFPKAIQNPNNPVLSIDSYLNISPEISVCYINSRPHSTNLNHQGLVFSGLLLYLCDSFVVSGLLKKFRFLKGATLCVICQDRSSLRQTIVRLELEDEWQFRLRDEFQTANCSEDRPLYFLTGRHV, encoded by the exons ATGGGGAATTCCTACGCCGGGCAGTTGAAGTCTGCTCGCTTCGAAGAGGCCCTGCACAACTCCATCGAGGCGTCGCTGCGCTCCAGCAGCGGAGACCCGCAACCCATCTTCACGCAGCTCTACCTGAAGCCCGAGCCTTATCCTGCCAACGTGGACG CTGACGTGAAACCCAAAGTGGAGCCCCACAGCGGCGAGCTCCCCGCCCAGGAGCTGCTGACCAACAGCCACTCATCCAATGACgcggaggagctggaggaggaagaagactcGGATAGCAACAGTCCCCCGCTGCCCTACTTGCAGACTCCTGTGCCAGAGGGCTGCTGCACTATGGAAG GATTCTGCCAGGCCGGCAAGGACCTGCGCCTAGTCTCCATGGCGACGGAGCCCATCGATGTCCCGACGGGCTTCGAGCTGGTCGGCGCCAAGTCCCCCAGCGTGGCCGAGCACATCCTGGTGTGCGCCGTGGACCGCCGCTTTTTGCCCGACGACAACGGCAAAAATGCACTTTTAG GTTTTTCTGGAAACTGCGTGGGCTGCGGGGAGAAGGGCTTTCGCTACTTCACCGAGTTCTCCAACCACATCAACCTGAAGCTGTCCACGCAACCCAAAAAGCAGAAGCACTTAAAGTATTACCTGGTGAAGAACTCTCAGGGTGCTTTGTGCAAAGGACCGCTCATCTGCTGGAAAG ACAGTAAAACGCGGCAGTTGTCCAGCGGGGCGGCGTCCACGTCCAAACCCAGCTCGTCATCCTCAGTCAGCAGCAAAGAGAACGGCGGAACCAGCGCAAACGGATCGTCTCCTTTCTCCCTTTCGG atTCTCCACCCACCAGAATGACGCCGGCTTCCGTGTTCTTCAATAGCCCGGATCTGAGCAGAGAGTGCGGCTTCATCAAGCCTCTCGGCGCCACGCCTGGAAACAAGACGCTCCCGCTAG TTCCCACCGCCCTGAGGGTAAACGGGCCAACAAATGGCTTGGCTGTGGACGGGCGTCCCCCCTTACTCAGCCCCTCCCAGATCACCTTAGGAGCTCAGGGCCAAGCGTATCGAAGCCCCGACTTAGGAGACAGTCCGG TGTCATCTGCCATGAACTCCGGTCCTCCCAAGAAGCGCCATCGAAGGTGGCATCCCACTTCAATGGTCCCGGTCCCGCCCACGGCTGTCCCCGTGCCGGCCATCCGACCTGTCGTCTGCCCTCCGG GTTCTGTGGTTTCTCCCCAAGCCCCCGGGCCGGGCGTCATCCAGCCTCAGCCTGTCAGCGCGGGGGCATCCGTCATCATCCCAGACAACCTGCTCAACTGTGTGGGAGTTCGCCCCGTCATCCTCATTG GGCACGGCACCTTACCTTATTTCTACGGCAATGTGGGGGAAGTGGTGGTGAGCCCCTTGCTGGTGGGCTGCTACAAGAACAGCCCACTGAGCGAGAACACATTGGAGAGCCTCGGCCTTAGCGGCAGCCAGCAGCTCAGCGTGGAGACCATGATTCTGCTCACGTTGCAGTACCTGGCACGTCTAG GTCCGGATCAGATCCCCCTTCGTGAAGAACTAGAGCAGATCGTCCTGAAGGCCATGCTCTGCTGTCCCGGCGGTCCCGCTATCTCCCCGTCCCAGCTGCCTTGGCTGGCTCGCTTGGAGGCCAGCGTTTCCGGGGGCGCGGTCCAAGTGGTGGTCACCCACAATTCGCTGGGCGAGGGCATCTGCGAGTCACTGCGCTCCCTCAGTGAGGGCCCCCACCTCCGGCAGTCGCTTCCCACCTACGTGCTTATCATATACTCCTCCAAGATGAGCGGCAACGAGTTCTGCGTGATGGTATTAG GGAAGTACCAAGCGAGGGCTTTAGCTGAAGGCATGCTGACCACCAACGAGTTCCTGAAGGAGATCAGCTACGAGCTCATCACAGGCAAAGTCAGCGTGTTGGCGTCTCACTTCAAAACCACCTCTCTAG GGGACAATCTGGACAAGCAGCTGGTGCGGTATCAGCGGCGACGGAAGGGCCAGGTCATCCAGCCCTTCCAGGGCGATGTCACTGACCACATCCACTCTCAGGAGGCCGCCAGCATGTCACCACCTTCGGACAGAG AACTGCTCGGCAAGGTCTTCCAGATCTTTCCGACGCAGTTGAGCGTGGCCCGACGCCTCCTCTCGCAGGTCTGCTCCATCGCCGACTCGGGCAGCCAGAACCTGGACTTGGGCCGCTTCTGCAAAGTAGATTTCCTGGTTCTGGTGCCGCCTTCTCACATTTTGGTCAACCAGACGGCACAGCGCATACGAcaatcag GCGTCCTGTTGGACTTGGGGATGGAAGAGTCATGCCCGCCTCAGAAGTGCGACAAGTACGTGGTGCGCCTGGACGCTGACGTGCACGCCAAGATGGAGGCCTTTATGAGGAAAGTCAAACAGAACCCGTACACGCTGTTCGTCCTTATCCACGACAACTCTCATGTTGACCTCACCAGGTATCAGAcatgctgtttaaaaaaatacatgtatatTTTGACTGCCAGTCTGACCTTGGTCTCTTTTTATGAAGATAACAAAGGGAGGAGGAATTTAGCCCGCATGGTGATAAAACTAAACGGAAACATCCAGAGAATGCGTTGTAGTTATCTAGAACCGATTGAGAAAAAAAGATGCTCAATATCACCTGACTTTTCTTCTTCTCGTCACTTTACAAGCGCTCTGTCGGGCTCCGTGTGCCACGGGGAGCTCCAAGGTCTGGCTGACCGCGTGGTCAACTGCCAGGAGGTCCTAGATGCAATGAACCTGCTGGTGCTGCAGGTCAGCTGCTTCCCGTACACGCTGCAGACCCGCCAGTCCCGCATCAGTGTGCACAATGAAGTGCACTGGCCCTCCGATCAAAGTCTG GAGTCGCTCCCTCCCGGCGAGTTGGCCTACTTTGGGCTGGGCGACTACAGCAGATCCCTGCAGTGGGGTGTGGCCAGCCCCATTCTGCGCTGTGACGATGCCTTTGAGAAGATGGTCCACACACTCCTGCACAG ACACCCCCACTTGCACAGCATGGTGATCCGCAGCTACCTGCTCATCCAGCAGTACACGGAGGCCATGATGGCGCTCACCTCTTCGCCGTCGCTGAGAGACCACATCACGCCAGAGACTCTAGCCATGGTGGAGGACCTGATCAACGCACCCGGTCGGGAGGGCTCGCAAGGCCGCGGACACATGCTGCTGGTGCGCGTGCCTTCGCTGCAGCTGGCCATGTTGGCACGCGAGCGGCTCGAGGACGTGcgcgacaagctgggcctccaGCTGTGCTTCGCCGTGCTGCTGGGAAGCCCCGCCTCGGAGATCATTCTGCCCAGGAACTTCACGTGTCGCCTGCGG GCCTGGCGGGGATGCGAGAATGAAGACTGGGTGCCGCTCACCTACGAGGATCTGGAGGGTCTGCCTTGCATCGTCATCCTCACGGGGAAAGACCCTCTTGGAGAGACCTTCCCCAG GTCTCTGAAATACAGCGACCTGCGTCTGATAGACTCCAGCTACCTGACGCGGACGGCCCTGGAGCAGGAGGTGGGCCTGGCCTGCACCTACGTGtcagtgggcgtggtccaggagcCCAAGAAGGTAGCCGGCCCTCGGGAGTCGGACGCCGAGAAGGTCGTTCACGACGGCGAGGAGCTGGAGCGACCTCAGAGCAACGGCAGCGCGGCCACCAGGACCTCAGGACCCTTGGTGGAGAATGGAGTCAGTTCATCCGACAACACGGAGGCCGTCCCGAAGCCCCCAGCCTGCGCGTCCAAAGGCGTCGACACGTCGGGCCTCAAGCAGGAATGCGACTCCATGGGCAGTCAGTTCGCCTCCAACCCTCCCAAAACCTCCTCCAAGGCCCCTCCGTCGCTGTactccagctcctcctcctcctcgccgtcGCCCTCCTCCTCGTCGGCGCAGCGACCCAGCCAGTCCACGCAAtgtggccgccgccgccaccccaAGCCGGCGGCGCGCGTGTCGCCACGTACCGTCATCATGTCGCGGCCGGCGTACAACCTGCTGTCGGCCGACTCGGGCAGCCAGCTGAGCTCCTTCTCGCTCTTGCCCCATGCCGACGTGGCCTGGTGCAGCCCGCTCAGGCCCCCGGTCACGGCGAGCCTGCACGGCTGGGAGCAGAGCGCACACTATCGCCGGTGGACCGTCGCCAAGCAGCACCACGCCGACTACGAGGCGCCATCCACGTCGCACCCTCGACGCCTCCTCCTAAGTGGACCGCCACAG GTGGGCAAGACGGGAGCTTACCTCCAATTCCTTCGTATCTTATTCCGGATGCTCATCCGACTGTTGGAGGTCGACGTGTTCGATGAGGAAGAATCGGACGAGGAAGAGGCAAATGAAG AGACGTCCAAGGTGGCAACGGCCGTAAATGCGCAGTGGCCTGACATCGAAGACATACGCAAGCTTCCCTTCGACCCCAACCCCCGAGGCTCCAAGTTCAAGAAGGCCAGCCCCGTCCACTGCGACAAGACGCCAAAGCGCTCCAGAG TTCTGAAGGAAGAAGACGAAAGCCAAAGTGAAGCCAAGCAGGAGACCAAGTCCATACGACTCACCCGCTTCGCGGCTCACAATGCCTTTCATCACTGTGAGCAGTGTCACCATTACTGCGATGCTAGCCCTGCAACGCAG CTGTCTGAGTGCACATTCCACGCTTTCACCTTCTGCTCGTCCATGCTCGGTGAGGAGGTCCAGCTCCAGTTTGTCATTCCCAAAGACAAGGAGAAGCACTTTGTCTTCAGTCAACAGGGGAGCCACCTGGAAAGCATGCGCCTTCCTCTGGTCTCCACCAAG GGGGTCTTTCATGTTGGTGCCCAGGACCCCGACCTGTTGAAGAGCCCCATTTTCACGCCAACGACGGGGCGCCAGGAGCACGGCCTGCTCAACATCTATCACGCCATGGAGGGCGCCGCACACCTGCACATCCTGGTGGTCAAGCACTTTGAGCTGCCCCACTACAGGAAGTACTGGCCCAACCACATCCTGCTCGTTCTGCCCGCCATGTTTAACAACTCCGGAGTCG GTGCAGCTCGCTTCATGATCAAGGAACTGTCCTACCACAACCTGGAGCTGGAGAGGAACCGGTGGGAGGAGCAAGGCGTCAAGCGGCAGGAAGTGTGGCCCTTCATCGCCATGATGGACGACTCGTGTGTGTTGTGGAACGCCCAGCAGCCCGTAGACAACAG CGAGACATCCGAGGGTGGCGCCTCAGTGCTTACCAACGTGTCCCTGAAAACGGTGCTGCGCCACATAGAGACCACGCCCAAGATCCCCCTCTACGCTATGTGTGGAGCTCGCAAGTGGAACAGCGGCCTTGCTCGCAAGGCGCCCGCCAGGTCCTTCAGCAGGGGCCACCTGCACGACTTTGTCCTGCTCAACGTGGATCTGACCCAGAACGTCCAGTACGACCTCAACCG ttacaGTTGTGAGGAGGTGGACTTCAATCTTCGGGTCAACAGCAGCGGACTCCTGCTGTGTCGCTTTAACAGCTTCAGCCTGATGAAGAAGTACATTCCAGTCGGGGGCAACCAAGACTACATGGTCAAACCCAAACTCATGGTGCGCGCCTTGACTTGTCCATACGGG GAAATGGAAAACCCCGCCCCCATCAGCCCCTCGCAGTACGTGTGCGCCCCCGACAGCGAGCAGACCCTGCTGGATGCGCCGGCCCAGTTTctgctggaaaaattcctgCAGAGCTGCAGCCACCGATTGTTCCCCAAAGCCATTCAGAACCCGAACAACCCGGTCCTGTCCATTGACAGCTACCTCAATATCAGCCCGGAG ATATCCGTGTGCTACATCAACTCCCGTCCACACTCCACCAACCTCAACCACCAGGGCCTGGTGTTCAGCGGCCTGCTGCTGTACCTCTGCGACTCCTTTGTCGTCTCCGGACTCCTCAAGAAGTTCCGCTTCCTCAAAG GCGCCACCTTGTGCGTCATCTGCCAGGACCGCAGCTCCCTGCGTCAGACCATCGtgcgtctggagctggaggacgAGTGGCAGTTTCGCCTACGCGACGAGTTCCAGACAGCCAACTGCAGCGAGGACCGACCCCTCTACTTTCTCACCGGACGCCACGTTTGA